The Amblyomma americanum isolate KBUSLIRL-KWMA chromosome 3, ASM5285725v1, whole genome shotgun sequence genome window below encodes:
- the LOC144126276 gene encoding uncharacterized protein LOC144126276 isoform X3 — MTTQASEWNCDLLAQSLSDCLSPHDLNLNLYNFDQTDASDCPYVLTSPRSLEACANQGVKPVELLPRLLEEFLEELAPDTPPDEARRLYEQAERERIAKLARCRREREALIRLDRLRRRRSLSLSPGSRAAHRRSGTRQLGVLLSSDEDDGSVDDSTSTTREPSSSAKGDSDEGSTPGSSTEGRPASKSTPTSPFRHPAPLVPVPSSLLPWVGQSTLPAKDVKLLQLMLQRRQRDEEAAEQRRLAHRAWDQEKEQRSVQSRDKRWRSRQALTSSSSCELLDSEALSASEERRNSSSRQTSAAPEQRLHRVWAEEDARRRHLKERLRQKDQQCAQRVAQAAAQRQNDARRSAQQVEERRGQVLQQQRQMDAALDVWRERVAEYQAAANGRARQAAQQRLEERRREALRQRLEREAEQRRNLARVEADREQRLHAAAIRLRDKEERARQLAQQKEIFVEQSRRLALATAQLREQLRLQPSLPPSWGPGLVRKSRSHEDILD; from the exons ATGACGACTCAAGCTAGCGAATGGAATTGCGATCTACTAGCACAGTCTCTCAGCGACTGTCTCAGTCCACACGACTTGAATCTCAACCTGTATAACTTCGACCAAACCGATGCTTCTGACTGCCCCTACGTGCTGACCAGTCCGCGATCGCTGGAAGCATGTGCCAACCAAGGCGTCAAG CCGGTCGAGCTGTTGCCGAGGCTCTTAGAAGAGTTCCTGGAGGAGCTGGCGCCCGACACCCCGCCCGACGAGGCTCGGCGGCTGTACGAGCAGGCCGAGCGCGAGCGCATCGCTAAGCTAGCCCGGTGCCGGCGCGAGCGGGAGGCCCTGATCCGCTTGGACCGGCTGCGCCGCCGTCGGTCGCTATCCTTGTCACCCGGGAGCCGCGCTGCACACCGACGGAGCGGCACTAGGCAGTTGGGGGTTCTCCTGTCGTCAG ATGAAGATGACGGCAGTGTGGATGACTCAACAAGCACAACCCGTGAGCCAAGTTCTTCTGCCAAGGGAGACTCTGACGAGGGCAGCACACCTGGCTCAAGCACAGAGGGGCGACCTGCCAGCAAGTCAACGCCCACTTCCCCATTCCGACATCCAGCACCGCTGGTTCCTGTGCCATCTTCACTGCTTCCCTGGGTTGGTCAGTCTACGTTGCCTGCAAAG GATGtgaagctgctacagctgatgcttcAGCGACGGCAGCGTGACGAAGaagcagctgagcagcgccgcttAGCGCACCGTGCTTGGGACCAGGAGAAAGAGCAGCGCAGTGTGCAGTCTCGTGACAAG CGTTGGAGAAGTCGGCAGGCCCTTACATCCAGCAGCAGTTGCGAGCTTCTGGACAGTGAAGCGCTTTCAGCAAGTGAAGAAAGGCGCAACAGCTCATCTCGGCAAACATCT GCAGCACCAGAGCAGCGGCTGCACCGTGTCTGGGCTGAGGAAGATGCTCGGCGGCGTCATCTGAAAGAACGCCTTCGCCAGAAAGACCAGCAGTGTGCCCAACGGGTTGCACAGGCGGCTGCACAGAGACAAAATGATGCACGCCGCAGTGCTCAGCAGGTTGAGGAGCGACGAGGACAG GTgcttcagcagcagcgccagATGGATGCTGCACTGGACGTGTGGCGGGAGCGTGTGGCAGAGTACCAGGCAGCAGCCAATGGACGTGCTCGCCAGGCAGCGCAGCAGCGGCTGGAAGAGCGGCGCCGTGAGGCCCTGCGCCAGCGGCTTGAACGAGAAGCTGAGCAGCGGCGCAATTTGGCCCGCGTTGAGGCGGACCGTGAGCAGCGGCTGCATGCAGCGGCAATTCGGCTGCGTGACAAGGAGGAGCGTGCCCGACAGCTGGCGCAACAAAAGGAGATCTTCGTTGAGCAG
- the LOC144126276 gene encoding uncharacterized protein LOC144126276 isoform X4, whose translation MTTQASEWNCDLLAQSLSDCLSPHDLNLNLYNFDQTDASDCPYVLTSPRSLEACANQGVKPVELLPRLLEEFLEELAPDTPPDEARRLYEQAERERIAKLARCRREREALIRLDRLRRRRSLSLSPGSRAAHRRSGTRQLGVLLSSDEDDGSVDDSTSTTREPSSSAKGDSDEGSTPGSSTEGRPASKSTPTSPFRHPAPLVPVPSSLLPWVGQSTLPAKDVKLLQLMLQRRQRDEEAAEQRRLAHRAWDQEKEQRSVQSRDKRWRSRQALTSSSSCELLDSEALSASEERRNSSSRQTSAAPEQRLHRVWAEEDARRRHLKERLRQKDQQCAQRVAQAAAQRQNDARRSAQQVEERRGQQRQMDAALDVWRERVAEYQAAANGRARQAAQQRLEERRREALRQRLEREAEQRRNLARVEADREQRLHAAAIRLRDKEERARQLAQQKEIFVEQSRRLALATAQLREQLRLQPSLPPSWGPGLVRKSRSHEDILD comes from the exons ATGACGACTCAAGCTAGCGAATGGAATTGCGATCTACTAGCACAGTCTCTCAGCGACTGTCTCAGTCCACACGACTTGAATCTCAACCTGTATAACTTCGACCAAACCGATGCTTCTGACTGCCCCTACGTGCTGACCAGTCCGCGATCGCTGGAAGCATGTGCCAACCAAGGCGTCAAG CCGGTCGAGCTGTTGCCGAGGCTCTTAGAAGAGTTCCTGGAGGAGCTGGCGCCCGACACCCCGCCCGACGAGGCTCGGCGGCTGTACGAGCAGGCCGAGCGCGAGCGCATCGCTAAGCTAGCCCGGTGCCGGCGCGAGCGGGAGGCCCTGATCCGCTTGGACCGGCTGCGCCGCCGTCGGTCGCTATCCTTGTCACCCGGGAGCCGCGCTGCACACCGACGGAGCGGCACTAGGCAGTTGGGGGTTCTCCTGTCGTCAG ATGAAGATGACGGCAGTGTGGATGACTCAACAAGCACAACCCGTGAGCCAAGTTCTTCTGCCAAGGGAGACTCTGACGAGGGCAGCACACCTGGCTCAAGCACAGAGGGGCGACCTGCCAGCAAGTCAACGCCCACTTCCCCATTCCGACATCCAGCACCGCTGGTTCCTGTGCCATCTTCACTGCTTCCCTGGGTTGGTCAGTCTACGTTGCCTGCAAAG GATGtgaagctgctacagctgatgcttcAGCGACGGCAGCGTGACGAAGaagcagctgagcagcgccgcttAGCGCACCGTGCTTGGGACCAGGAGAAAGAGCAGCGCAGTGTGCAGTCTCGTGACAAG CGTTGGAGAAGTCGGCAGGCCCTTACATCCAGCAGCAGTTGCGAGCTTCTGGACAGTGAAGCGCTTTCAGCAAGTGAAGAAAGGCGCAACAGCTCATCTCGGCAAACATCT GCAGCACCAGAGCAGCGGCTGCACCGTGTCTGGGCTGAGGAAGATGCTCGGCGGCGTCATCTGAAAGAACGCCTTCGCCAGAAAGACCAGCAGTGTGCCCAACGGGTTGCACAGGCGGCTGCACAGAGACAAAATGATGCACGCCGCAGTGCTCAGCAGGTTGAGGAGCGACGAGGACAG cagcgccagATGGATGCTGCACTGGACGTGTGGCGGGAGCGTGTGGCAGAGTACCAGGCAGCAGCCAATGGACGTGCTCGCCAGGCAGCGCAGCAGCGGCTGGAAGAGCGGCGCCGTGAGGCCCTGCGCCAGCGGCTTGAACGAGAAGCTGAGCAGCGGCGCAATTTGGCCCGCGTTGAGGCGGACCGTGAGCAGCGGCTGCATGCAGCGGCAATTCGGCTGCGTGACAAGGAGGAGCGTGCCCGACAGCTGGCGCAACAAAAGGAGATCTTCGTTGAGCAG
- the LOC144126276 gene encoding uncharacterized protein LOC144126276 isoform X2, protein MTTQASEWNCDLLAQSLSDCLSPHDLNLNLYNFDQTDASDCPYVLTSPRSLEACANQGVKPVELLPRLLEEFLEELAPDTPPDEARRLYEQAERERIAKLARCRREREALIRLDRLRRRRSLSLSPGSRAAHRRSGTRQLGVLLSSDEDDGSVDDSTSTTREPSSSAKGDSDEGSTPGSSTEGRPASKSTPTSPFRHPAPLVPVPSSLLPWVGQSTLPAKDVKLLQLMLQRRQRDEEAAEQRRLAHRAWDQEKEQRSVQSRDKRWRSRQALTSSSSCELLDSEALSASEERRNSSSRQTSIFWHLQAAPEQRLHRVWAEEDARRRHLKERLRQKDQQCAQRVAQAAAQRQNDARRSAQQVEERRGQQRQMDAALDVWRERVAEYQAAANGRARQAAQQRLEERRREALRQRLEREAEQRRNLARVEADREQRLHAAAIRLRDKEERARQLAQQKEIFVEQSRRLALATAQLREQLRLQPSLPPSWGPGLVRKSRSHEDILD, encoded by the exons ATGACGACTCAAGCTAGCGAATGGAATTGCGATCTACTAGCACAGTCTCTCAGCGACTGTCTCAGTCCACACGACTTGAATCTCAACCTGTATAACTTCGACCAAACCGATGCTTCTGACTGCCCCTACGTGCTGACCAGTCCGCGATCGCTGGAAGCATGTGCCAACCAAGGCGTCAAG CCGGTCGAGCTGTTGCCGAGGCTCTTAGAAGAGTTCCTGGAGGAGCTGGCGCCCGACACCCCGCCCGACGAGGCTCGGCGGCTGTACGAGCAGGCCGAGCGCGAGCGCATCGCTAAGCTAGCCCGGTGCCGGCGCGAGCGGGAGGCCCTGATCCGCTTGGACCGGCTGCGCCGCCGTCGGTCGCTATCCTTGTCACCCGGGAGCCGCGCTGCACACCGACGGAGCGGCACTAGGCAGTTGGGGGTTCTCCTGTCGTCAG ATGAAGATGACGGCAGTGTGGATGACTCAACAAGCACAACCCGTGAGCCAAGTTCTTCTGCCAAGGGAGACTCTGACGAGGGCAGCACACCTGGCTCAAGCACAGAGGGGCGACCTGCCAGCAAGTCAACGCCCACTTCCCCATTCCGACATCCAGCACCGCTGGTTCCTGTGCCATCTTCACTGCTTCCCTGGGTTGGTCAGTCTACGTTGCCTGCAAAG GATGtgaagctgctacagctgatgcttcAGCGACGGCAGCGTGACGAAGaagcagctgagcagcgccgcttAGCGCACCGTGCTTGGGACCAGGAGAAAGAGCAGCGCAGTGTGCAGTCTCGTGACAAG CGTTGGAGAAGTCGGCAGGCCCTTACATCCAGCAGCAGTTGCGAGCTTCTGGACAGTGAAGCGCTTTCAGCAAGTGAAGAAAGGCGCAACAGCTCATCTCGGCAAACATCT ATCTTCTGGCATCTGCAGGCAGCACCAGAGCAGCGGCTGCACCGTGTCTGGGCTGAGGAAGATGCTCGGCGGCGTCATCTGAAAGAACGCCTTCGCCAGAAAGACCAGCAGTGTGCCCAACGGGTTGCACAGGCGGCTGCACAGAGACAAAATGATGCACGCCGCAGTGCTCAGCAGGTTGAGGAGCGACGAGGACAG cagcgccagATGGATGCTGCACTGGACGTGTGGCGGGAGCGTGTGGCAGAGTACCAGGCAGCAGCCAATGGACGTGCTCGCCAGGCAGCGCAGCAGCGGCTGGAAGAGCGGCGCCGTGAGGCCCTGCGCCAGCGGCTTGAACGAGAAGCTGAGCAGCGGCGCAATTTGGCCCGCGTTGAGGCGGACCGTGAGCAGCGGCTGCATGCAGCGGCAATTCGGCTGCGTGACAAGGAGGAGCGTGCCCGACAGCTGGCGCAACAAAAGGAGATCTTCGTTGAGCAG
- the LOC144126276 gene encoding uncharacterized protein LOC144126276 isoform X1, producing MTTQASEWNCDLLAQSLSDCLSPHDLNLNLYNFDQTDASDCPYVLTSPRSLEACANQGVKPVELLPRLLEEFLEELAPDTPPDEARRLYEQAERERIAKLARCRREREALIRLDRLRRRRSLSLSPGSRAAHRRSGTRQLGVLLSSDEDDGSVDDSTSTTREPSSSAKGDSDEGSTPGSSTEGRPASKSTPTSPFRHPAPLVPVPSSLLPWVGQSTLPAKDVKLLQLMLQRRQRDEEAAEQRRLAHRAWDQEKEQRSVQSRDKRWRSRQALTSSSSCELLDSEALSASEERRNSSSRQTSIFWHLQAAPEQRLHRVWAEEDARRRHLKERLRQKDQQCAQRVAQAAAQRQNDARRSAQQVEERRGQVLQQQRQMDAALDVWRERVAEYQAAANGRARQAAQQRLEERRREALRQRLEREAEQRRNLARVEADREQRLHAAAIRLRDKEERARQLAQQKEIFVEQSRRLALATAQLREQLRLQPSLPPSWGPGLVRKSRSHEDILD from the exons ATGACGACTCAAGCTAGCGAATGGAATTGCGATCTACTAGCACAGTCTCTCAGCGACTGTCTCAGTCCACACGACTTGAATCTCAACCTGTATAACTTCGACCAAACCGATGCTTCTGACTGCCCCTACGTGCTGACCAGTCCGCGATCGCTGGAAGCATGTGCCAACCAAGGCGTCAAG CCGGTCGAGCTGTTGCCGAGGCTCTTAGAAGAGTTCCTGGAGGAGCTGGCGCCCGACACCCCGCCCGACGAGGCTCGGCGGCTGTACGAGCAGGCCGAGCGCGAGCGCATCGCTAAGCTAGCCCGGTGCCGGCGCGAGCGGGAGGCCCTGATCCGCTTGGACCGGCTGCGCCGCCGTCGGTCGCTATCCTTGTCACCCGGGAGCCGCGCTGCACACCGACGGAGCGGCACTAGGCAGTTGGGGGTTCTCCTGTCGTCAG ATGAAGATGACGGCAGTGTGGATGACTCAACAAGCACAACCCGTGAGCCAAGTTCTTCTGCCAAGGGAGACTCTGACGAGGGCAGCACACCTGGCTCAAGCACAGAGGGGCGACCTGCCAGCAAGTCAACGCCCACTTCCCCATTCCGACATCCAGCACCGCTGGTTCCTGTGCCATCTTCACTGCTTCCCTGGGTTGGTCAGTCTACGTTGCCTGCAAAG GATGtgaagctgctacagctgatgcttcAGCGACGGCAGCGTGACGAAGaagcagctgagcagcgccgcttAGCGCACCGTGCTTGGGACCAGGAGAAAGAGCAGCGCAGTGTGCAGTCTCGTGACAAG CGTTGGAGAAGTCGGCAGGCCCTTACATCCAGCAGCAGTTGCGAGCTTCTGGACAGTGAAGCGCTTTCAGCAAGTGAAGAAAGGCGCAACAGCTCATCTCGGCAAACATCT ATCTTCTGGCATCTGCAGGCAGCACCAGAGCAGCGGCTGCACCGTGTCTGGGCTGAGGAAGATGCTCGGCGGCGTCATCTGAAAGAACGCCTTCGCCAGAAAGACCAGCAGTGTGCCCAACGGGTTGCACAGGCGGCTGCACAGAGACAAAATGATGCACGCCGCAGTGCTCAGCAGGTTGAGGAGCGACGAGGACAG GTgcttcagcagcagcgccagATGGATGCTGCACTGGACGTGTGGCGGGAGCGTGTGGCAGAGTACCAGGCAGCAGCCAATGGACGTGCTCGCCAGGCAGCGCAGCAGCGGCTGGAAGAGCGGCGCCGTGAGGCCCTGCGCCAGCGGCTTGAACGAGAAGCTGAGCAGCGGCGCAATTTGGCCCGCGTTGAGGCGGACCGTGAGCAGCGGCTGCATGCAGCGGCAATTCGGCTGCGTGACAAGGAGGAGCGTGCCCGACAGCTGGCGCAACAAAAGGAGATCTTCGTTGAGCAG
- the dock gene encoding SH2/SH3 adaptor protein dock isoform X2, producing the protein MSNSKSGKAGNEETYVVAKYDYVAQGSQELSLRKHERLVLLDDSKHWWKVQNSQRQAGFVPSNYVKREKPSLFDSIRRRVRKRSEAKLSPASSPVAADEPGGGGGGPAEACGTALVRYNYEAKQADEISLVKGGRVLVMEKSSDGWWKGEHCGHLGWFPSNYVQEEASSPDEAATPTDGPVVLETVVALYSFASQNEEELSFTKGEQLEVIEKPENDPDWWKARNQSGDTGLVPKNYVQVVVAPAPTTTTAPSTPVPQPTVAPRPELHAKEWYFGSISRSQCDQVLNDHAVDGDFLIRDSETNVGDLSVSLKAPQRNKHFRVHVEDGVYCIGQRRFSNLDDLVEHYKRAPIYTSPKGDKMYLVRPFRKP; encoded by the exons ATGTCAAACTCCAAGTCCG GGAAGGCCGGCAACGAGGAGACCTACGTGGTGGCCAAGTACGACTACGTGGCCCAGGGCAGCCAGGAGCTGAGCCTGCGGAAGCACGAGCGCCTGGTGCTGCTCGACGACAGCAAGCACTGGTGGAAGGTGCAGAACTCGCAGCGCCAGGCGGGCTTCGTGCCGTCCAACTACGTGAAGCGCGAGAAGCCGTCGCTCTTCGACAGCATCCGGCGCCGGGTGCGCAAGCGCAGCGAGGCCAAGCTGTCGCCGGCCTCGTCGCCCGTGGCCGCGGACGAgccgggcggcggcggcgggggccCGGCCGAGGCCTGCGGCACGGCCCTGGTCCGGTACAACTATGAGGCCAAGCAGGCCGACGAGATCTCGCTCGTCAAAGGCGGCCGCGTGCTTGTCATGGAGAAGTCCAGCGACGGCTGGTGGAAGGGCGAGCACTGCGGCCACCTCGGGTGGTTCCCTTCGAACTACGTCCAG GAGGAAGCATCAAGTCCGGATGAGGCTGCCACCCCTACAGATGGGCCTGTGGTGCTGGAGACGGTGGTGGCATTGTACAGCTTTGCCTCACAAAACGAGGAGGAGCTCAGCTTCACCAAGGGCGAGCAGCTTGAGGTGATCGAAAAACCCGAGAACGACCCTGACTGGTGGAAAGCACGCAACCAGTCGGGTGACACGGGTCTGGTGCCCAAAAACTATGTGCAG GTGGTGGTGGCACCCGCGCCGACGACAACTACTGCACCATCGACACCGGTGCCGCAGCCTACTGTGGCACCACGGCCCGAGTTGCATGCCAAAGAGTGGTACTTTGGCAGTATCTCGCGCTCTCAGTGCGACCAGGTGCTCAACGACCATGCAGTTGATGGGGACTTCCTCATCCGCGACAGCGAGACAAAC GTTGGTGACCTCTCTGTGTCCCTCAAGGCACCGCAGCGCAACAAGCACTTTCGCGTGCACGTGGAGGACGGTGTGTACTGCATTGGTCAGCGAAGGTTCTCCAACTTGGACGATCTTGTGGAGCACTACAAGCGGGCACCGATTTACACCAGCCCAAAGGGGGACAAGATGTATCTGGTGCGGCCCTTCCGCAAGCCCTGA
- the dock gene encoding SH2/SH3 adaptor protein dock isoform X1: MSNSKSGEQCMWTTGMVVTAVIDPSRDAGVVVPGKAGNEETYVVAKYDYVAQGSQELSLRKHERLVLLDDSKHWWKVQNSQRQAGFVPSNYVKREKPSLFDSIRRRVRKRSEAKLSPASSPVAADEPGGGGGGPAEACGTALVRYNYEAKQADEISLVKGGRVLVMEKSSDGWWKGEHCGHLGWFPSNYVQEEASSPDEAATPTDGPVVLETVVALYSFASQNEEELSFTKGEQLEVIEKPENDPDWWKARNQSGDTGLVPKNYVQVVVAPAPTTTTAPSTPVPQPTVAPRPELHAKEWYFGSISRSQCDQVLNDHAVDGDFLIRDSETNVGDLSVSLKAPQRNKHFRVHVEDGVYCIGQRRFSNLDDLVEHYKRAPIYTSPKGDKMYLVRPFRKP; this comes from the exons ATGTCAAACTCCAAGTCCGGTGAGCAGTGCATGTGGACCACCGGGATGGTGGTGACGGCCGTCATTGATCCCTCCCGCGATGCTGGTGTGGTCGTCCCAGGGAAGGCCGGCAACGAGGAGACCTACGTGGTGGCCAAGTACGACTACGTGGCCCAGGGCAGCCAGGAGCTGAGCCTGCGGAAGCACGAGCGCCTGGTGCTGCTCGACGACAGCAAGCACTGGTGGAAGGTGCAGAACTCGCAGCGCCAGGCGGGCTTCGTGCCGTCCAACTACGTGAAGCGCGAGAAGCCGTCGCTCTTCGACAGCATCCGGCGCCGGGTGCGCAAGCGCAGCGAGGCCAAGCTGTCGCCGGCCTCGTCGCCCGTGGCCGCGGACGAgccgggcggcggcggcgggggccCGGCCGAGGCCTGCGGCACGGCCCTGGTCCGGTACAACTATGAGGCCAAGCAGGCCGACGAGATCTCGCTCGTCAAAGGCGGCCGCGTGCTTGTCATGGAGAAGTCCAGCGACGGCTGGTGGAAGGGCGAGCACTGCGGCCACCTCGGGTGGTTCCCTTCGAACTACGTCCAG GAGGAAGCATCAAGTCCGGATGAGGCTGCCACCCCTACAGATGGGCCTGTGGTGCTGGAGACGGTGGTGGCATTGTACAGCTTTGCCTCACAAAACGAGGAGGAGCTCAGCTTCACCAAGGGCGAGCAGCTTGAGGTGATCGAAAAACCCGAGAACGACCCTGACTGGTGGAAAGCACGCAACCAGTCGGGTGACACGGGTCTGGTGCCCAAAAACTATGTGCAG GTGGTGGTGGCACCCGCGCCGACGACAACTACTGCACCATCGACACCGGTGCCGCAGCCTACTGTGGCACCACGGCCCGAGTTGCATGCCAAAGAGTGGTACTTTGGCAGTATCTCGCGCTCTCAGTGCGACCAGGTGCTCAACGACCATGCAGTTGATGGGGACTTCCTCATCCGCGACAGCGAGACAAAC GTTGGTGACCTCTCTGTGTCCCTCAAGGCACCGCAGCGCAACAAGCACTTTCGCGTGCACGTGGAGGACGGTGTGTACTGCATTGGTCAGCGAAGGTTCTCCAACTTGGACGATCTTGTGGAGCACTACAAGCGGGCACCGATTTACACCAGCCCAAAGGGGGACAAGATGTATCTGGTGCGGCCCTTCCGCAAGCCCTGA